In Chrysoperla carnea chromosome 2, inChrCarn1.1, whole genome shotgun sequence, the following proteins share a genomic window:
- the LOC123293293 gene encoding facilitated trehalose transporter Tret1-like encodes MNEKDNEANSVLVSSTEEKPYNSTTEPIERPLLQINWKQAWPQIAASSIALSTVIQSGVQMAYSAILLPQLNEDDNIKIDINAASWLASCLSLALPLASFATGPLVDKFGRKNICIFSCIPFLISYLSFYYAQSLLLIFIGRILSGFAGGFTTAALIYASEVSTTELRPIILCFNSIAVALGILITCVLSLWFNWRSIAAICGIITIITILLLFMIPESPQWCAVFKKDQRAILKVSEWFYPDPILYNRETKALLRKLNDIQESSSQAISFRTKFKNLIEDYKDPIVYKPFIILATIFLLQQLTGCYVIIFYAVDIFNSIGGHLGVYADAYVSLVLLGSIRFIIAVIVAIVSKRIGRRQLLIVSSTGMGLSTLCIVISMILHPDTQKEQNGNPFILICVLAYVSFSAFGLLVIPWSLIGELLPVKVRGKLGGLMISIAYICMFIALKLWPIYFDQFGALIMFTFLTVICFTMSTYVYIKLPETLGKSFEEIEGCFK; translated from the exons ATGAATGAAAAAGATAATGAAGCAAATTCAGTGCTTGTATCATCAACGGAAGAAAAACCTTATAATAGTACAACAGAACCTATTGAACGTCcattattacaaattaactGGAAACAAGCTTGGCCACag attgcAGCTTCAAGTATAGCATTAAGCACTGTAATTCAATCGGGCGTACAAATGGCTTATAGCGCTATATTATTACCACAATTAAATGAagatgataatattaaaattgatataaacgCGGCATCTTGGTTAG ccagTTGCTTATCACTAGCACTTCCTTTAGCATCTTTTGCAACAGGTCCGCTTGTAGATAAATTtggtagaaaaaatatttgtatattttcctgcattccatttttaattagttatttatcGTTTTATTATGCGCAATCATTACTGTTGATTTTTATTGGACGAATATTATCAGGATTTGCTGGAG GTTTCACGACTGCAGCATTGATATACGCAAGTGAAGTTAGCACTACTGAATTAAGACCAATCATTTTGTGCTTCAATAGTATAGCTGTTGCACTCGGAATATTGATCACTTGTGTTCTAA GTTTATGGTTTAATTGGCGAAGTATTGCAGCAATTTGTGGTATCAtaacaataattacaatattattattatttatgataccAGAATCACCCCAATGGTGTGCAGTATTCAAAAAAGATCAAAGAGCAATATTAAAAGTATCCGAATGGTTTTATCCCGATCCAATT TTGTATAATAGAGAAACAAAAGCTCTACTGCGCAAGTTAAACGATATACAAGAATCGTCTTCGCAAGCGATTAGTTTTCGAACAAAGTTTAAGAATTTAATTGAAGATTATAAGGATCCGATTGTGTACAAACCATTTATTATATTggctacaatttttttgttacaacaaTTAACAG GATGTTATGTAATTATCTTCTATGCTGTTGACATATTTAACTCTATTGGCGGTCATCTAGGAGTATATGCAGATGCCTATGTCAGTCTGGTATTACTTGGATCAATTAG aTTTATAATAGCAGTAATAGTTGCTATAGTTTCAAAGCGTATTGGTCGACGCCAATTACTGATTGTATCAAGTACTGGAATGGGGCTAAGTACATTATGCATAGTTATATCAATGATACTACACCCCGATacacaaaaagaacaaaatggaaacccatttatattaatttgtgtCCTGGCGTATGTTAGTTTTAGTGCATTTGGCTTATTAGTCATCCCATGGAGTTTAAttg gtgAATTATTACCTGTGAAAGTGCGAGGAAAATTGGGTGGATTAATGATTTCAATTgcttatatatgtatgttcatTGCATTAAAGCTATGGCCAatatattttgatcaatttgGAGCATTg ataatgtttacatttttaacgGTAATATGTTTTACAATGTCAACGTACGTCTACATAAAATTACCTGAAACATTAGGAAAAAGTTTCGAAGAAATTGAaggttgttttaaataa
- the LOC123293360 gene encoding putative ATP-dependent RNA helicase DHX57: MDNNQVIDLMDETVQPKSREIKRNGRLKPKHHRTVKEEMQTLHLIEDSQKQIMDTLRYIHGPNFELTDISKYKNKKSRFKDKFWEDAGNLVIKSAFDYSQNAFVLTPKQEFRMYSVNKLKSYGFHESHCVEALEYFNDDIDSALKILYTKYHRINSDTSDQEHDHGLTVDELLQQRIDEKDVLQSIYDTSFSEKIPNKLWILTFQLNYLIEQYSNKKHTENLVKIQNTSKKIDKCRNFLRTGQCKYGNKCRFSHEIETVKPQQNETEDYKFHLEIHFDSNSMYPYEPPAMILLTTNFPTIPKITLLYICERLIGEAKNLANDGIVSIYSICELLQHPSDITDYLNTTKVRFIDEYEPLFGGNLLNDGHDENSLLPTHYEQNIKIKKQLNRNYEHQDALLFKEFKNKQNNTKYQTFLDSRKSLPAWNKRDDILNIIKKHQVILISGETGCGKSTQIPQYILDNWLSNDDGKHVEVICTQPRRLSAIGVAERVASERVERIGGTIGYQIRLETKVSDSTRLIFCTTGILLMRLQSDPYLNSITHVIVDEVHERSDESDFLLLILRRILPKRPDLKIILMSATLNAKLFSDYFGGIPIIEIPGRTFPVQQYFLEDVLEETGYVLEENSPFARTDVKTSDLEEQLATCEVLKDNQEPSSGIKDYKLALSQILARYREYSMLTCKNLYLMDMNKINLELIESTLMWIIFGNHNHPKEGTILIFLPGYAEITALLEFLSNNTNFSTRQRDFLILPLHSSLSNEDQSAIFKKPKNGARKIILSTNIAETSITIDDCVFVIDCGKMKEKRFDSNKNMESLDTVWISRANAMQRRGRAGRVMPGVCVHLYTSFTFKQFIAQPVPELHRIPLEQIILRIKVLPNFMNSSIQSVLDETIEPPATENIESSIYRLQDVGALDEDEELTPLGHHLATLPVDVRIGKIMLYGAIFCCVDSSLTIAACLSYKSPFVAPFLQKREGDAKKKEFMSANSDQLTVLKAYKKWKLVADRGSQASYNFAQENYLSQRTLITLSDIKHQLLDLLVNIGFVPIAQKIQRRTGQDRVMEMTGTQMNENGENSKLLAGVLCAALYPNIIKVLTPGKSYQKCIGGALPTVPDHEDLKFITLEDGNVAIHPSSVNSKIGAFSSPYLLYQEKVKTSRLFVRETCMVPPLCLALFAGCDLHIEVHSGMSIISLDDGWIIFRTETHEVAEMLKAIRIELNKLLEEKIKDPSLNLLNLNQGKRIISTIINIISVNS; encoded by the exons ATGCATTTGTGCTGACACCTAAGCAAGAGTTTAGAATGTATTccgttaataaattaaagag ttatgGATTTCATGAAAGCCATTGTGTAGAAGcattagaatattttaatgatgaTATTGATTCGgcgctaaaaatattatacactaAATATCATCGTATTAATTCAGATACTTCGGATCAAGAACATGATCACGGTTTAACTGTAGACGAATTATTACAGCAACGTATCGATGAAAAAGATGTACTTCAATCAATATACGATACTTCATTTAGTGAAAAAATACCGAATAAATTATGGATActtacatttcaattaaattatttaatcgaacaatactcaaataaaaaacataccgaaaatttagttaaaatacaaaatacatcgaaaaaaattgataaatgtcGAAATTTTTTACGTACTGGGCAATGTAAATATGGTAATAAATGTCGCTTTTCACATGAAATTGAAACTGTAAAACCACAACAAAATGAAACTGAAGATTATAAGTTTCATCTAGAAATTCATTTTGATTCGAATTCAATGTATCCATATGAACCGCCAGCAATGATATTATTAACAACGAATTTTCCAACAATACCAAAGATTACATTGTTGTATATATGTGAACGTTTAATAGGCGAAGCGAAAAATTTAGCTAATGATGGAATTGTTAGTATATATTCCATTTGTGAATTGTTACAGCATCCTAGTGATATTACTGATTACTTGAATACGACGAAAGTACGTTTTATCGATGAATACGAACCATTATTtg gtggTAATCTATTGAATGATGGTCATGACGAAAATTCACTCCTACCAACTCATTacgaacaaaatattaagattaaaaaacaattaaatagaaattacgAACATCAAGATGCTCTTTTATTCAAAGAATTCAAGAACAAGCAAAACAATACCAAATATCAAACATTCTTAGACTCACGAAAATCATTACCAGCATGGAACAAACGGGACGACAtcttgaatattataaaaaaacatcaagTCATTCTAATCAGTGGCGAAACTGGATGCGGTAAAAGTACACAAATACCACAATATATCTTAGATAATTGGCTATCAAATGATGATGGTAAACATGTGGAAGTGATTTGTACACAACCACGACGATTATCTGCTATTGGAGTAGCGGAACGAGTGGCTTCCGAACGTGTTGAACGAATTGGTGGTACAATAGGGTATCAAATACGATTAGAAACTAAAGTATCGGATTCAACGCGgttaatattttgtacaacTGGTATTTTATTGATGCGATTACAAAGTGATCCATATCTGAATTCTATTACCCATGTTATTGTTGATGAAGTTCATGAACGAAGTGACGAAAG tgattttCTTCTGTTGATATTACGAAGAATTCTCCCTAAGCGAcccgatttaaaaattatattaatgagtGCCactttaaatgcaaaattattttctgattatttTGGTGGAATaccaattattgaaatacccggTAGAACGTTTCCTGTTCAACAGTACTTTTTAGAAGATGTTTTAGAAGAGACTGGTTATGTACTAGAAGAGAATAGTCCGTTTGCTCGTACTGATGTTAAAACATCCGATTTAGAAGAACAACTTGCCACGTGTGAAGTTCTAAAAGATAATCAAGAACCCTCGTCAGGAATTAAAGATTATAAGTTGGCATTATCGcaaattttagctcgatatcgTG aatATTCGATGTTGacttgtaaaaatttgtatttaatggatatgaataaaattaatttagaattaattGAATCCACATTAATGTGgattatttttggaaatcatAACCATCCAAAAGAAGGGactatattaatatttctacCTGGATATGCTGAAATTACTGCTCTTTTAGAATTTCTATCAAATAATACGAATTTTTCGACACGACAaagagattttttaattttacctttACATTCTTCTTTATCGAATGAAGATCAAAGTGCTATATTTaa gaaaCCAAAAAATGgggctagaaaaataatattatcaacaaATATTGCTGAAACTTCGATAACAATCGATGATTGTGTATTTGTTATTGATTGTGGTAAAATGAAAGAGAAACGTTTcgatagtaataaaaatatggaaaGTTTAGATACAGTATGGATATCAAGAGCTAATGCTATGCAACGTAGAGGTCGAGCTGGTCGTGTAATGCCAGGAGTTTGTGTCCATTTGTACactagttttacatttaaacaattcATTGCCCAACCTGTACCGGAATTACATCGAATACCATTAGAACAAATTATATTACGGATTAAAGTACTACcaaattttatgaatagttCAATACAAAGTGTTTTAG ATGAAACAATAGAGCCTCCAGCAACAGAAAATATAGAGTCATCAATTTATCGATTACAAGATGTGGGTGCATTAGATGAAGATGAAGAATTAACACCATTAGGTCATCATTTAGCCACGTTACCTGTAGACGTTCGAATaggaaaaattatgttatatggTGCCATATTTTGTTGTGTAGATTCATCGTTAACGATTGCTGCGTGTCTCAGTTATAAATCACCATTTGTTGCTCCGTTCTTACAAAAAAGGGAAGGTGatgccaaaaaaaaagaatttatgtcAGCAAATAGCGATCAATTAACTGTTTTAAAAGCATATAAG AAATGGAAATTAGTGGCAGATCGAGGAAGCCAAGCTTCGTACAATTTTgcacaagaaaattatttatcgcAACGAACATTGATTACATTGAGTGACATAAAACATCAACTTTTAGATTTATTAGTAAACATTGGGTTTGTCCCAATTGCTCAGAAAATTCAAAGGCGTACAGGACAAGATCGAGTTATGGAGATGACTGGAACACAG atGAATGAAAATGGGGAAAATTCAAAACTACTAGCCGGCGTTTTATGTGCAGCTTTATATCCAAacataataaaagtattaacACCGGGAAAATCGTATCAAAAATGTATTGGAGGTGCTTTACCAACAGTTCCCGATCatgaagatttaaaatttataacattagAGGATGGTAATGTTGCCATACATCCATCATCAGTTAATTCTAAAATTGGTGCATTTTCATCACCATATTTATTGTATCAAGAGAAAGTTAAAACATCTAGATTGTTTGTACGTGAAACTTGTATGGTACCTCCACTCTGCCTAGCCTTGTTTGCTGGTTGTGATTTACATATTGAAGTACATTCTGGTATGTCAATTATTTCGTTGGATGATGGATGGATTATCTTTAGAACAGAAACGCATGAG GTTGCTGAAATGTTAAAGGCAATtcgaattgaattaaataaattattggaagAAAAAATCAAGGAtccttcattaaatttattaaatttaaatcaaggGAAAAGGATTATTTCCACGATTATCAATATCATTTCTGTGAATAGTTGA
- the LOC123293294 gene encoding tRNA-specific adenosine deaminase 1, producing MEENNLANEIAKLCVAHYNQLPKTGKPNTKQWTIMSAIVEQNKFKNTLKVVSLGTGSKCIGQNKLCPNGSIVNDSHAEVICRRAFIRYLYQKINQYYLNDKKTIFTKNTNTNSNQLQLKPDVNFHLFCTQVPCGDAAIFPKQFDNDFAGECLISVNEEQNSNNKRILDINRTGAKCLKTEEKQDVHGEGPNYHVTGVIRTKPGRGDPTSSKSCSDKLARWIRVGIQGALLTLLTEPIYLQSIILAENVNYSNEAFERALVSRFCNSEIPLNTPFKLIIPNIIQSNVSFPHQKESNLDLCPSSIIWCDFEECNLEIAVNGFKQGVIKKQLGSKKAQLYICKKRLFETLITIIDKHSLWKLFNDCSLTTRNDLGKLTYLDVKNKCVEYNS from the exons atggaagaaaataatttagcaAATGAAATTGCTAAACTATGTGTTGCGCATTATAATCAATTGCCAAAAACCGGGAAACCAAACACAAAACAATGGACAATAATGTCTGCTATAgtagaacaaaataaatttaaaaatacattaaaagtaGTCAGTTTGGGTACAGGATCCAAATGTATTGGACAGAATAAATTGTGTCCAAACGGATCTATTGTAAATGATTCGCATGCCGAAGTGATATGCCGCCGTGCTTTTATCAGATAtctataccaaaaaattaatcaatattatttgaacgatAAGAAGACAATCTTTACGAAGAATACGAATACAAATAGCAATCAATTACAACTCAAACCTGatgttaattttcatttgttttgtacacAAGTGCCTTGCGGTGATGCTGCAATTTTTCCTAAACAATTTGACAATGATTTTGCTGGAGAATGTTTGATTAGCGTTAATGAAGAACAGAATTCCAATAATAAACGAATTCTTGATATTAATCGAACTGGAGCAAAATGTTTGAAAACAGAAGAAAAGCAAGATGTACATGGTGAAGGGCCAAATTACCACGTTACAGGTGTTATCAGAACTAAACCAG gtaGAGGTGATCCAACATCTTCTAAATCCTGTAGTGATAAATTAGCAAGGTGGATACGTGTTGGAATTCAAGGAGCGTTACTGACATTATTGACTGAACCGATTTATTTACAAAGTATAATCTTAGcagaaaatgttaattattcaaatgaaGCATTTGAACGAGCACTGGTTTCTAGATTCTGTAATTCTGAAATACCGTTAAATACACCATTCAAATTGATTATACCAAATATTATACAATCAAACGTTTCGTTTCCACATCAAAAAGAATCTAATTTAGATTTATGTCCATCTAGTATAATTTGGTGTGATTTCGAGGAATG TAACTTAGAAATAGCTGTGAATGGATTCAAACAGggtgtaattaaaaaacaattaggaTCTAAAAAAGCCCAACTTTACATTTGTAAAAAAcgtttatttgaaactttgatTACAATTATTGATAAACATTCTTTGTGGAAGTTATTTAATGATTGTTCGTTAACTACTCGAAATGATTTAGGTAAATTAACTTATTTAgatgttaaaaacaaatgtgtcgaatataattca